One window of the Trifolium pratense cultivar HEN17-A07 linkage group LG2, ARS_RC_1.1, whole genome shotgun sequence genome contains the following:
- the LOC123907338 gene encoding FGGY carbohydrate kinase domain-containing protein isoform X1, with protein sequence MSSPADPFSSRTVFLGVDVGTGSARAGLFDEEGKLLGSSSSPIQIWKDGAFVEQSSTDIWLAVCAAVKAACSKAEVAPIEVKSLGFAATCSLVAVDSDNSPVSVSRSGDSRRNVIVWMDHRAVDQAERINKSNSPVLEYCGGAVSPEMQPPKLLWVKENLQESWSMVLRWMDLSDWLSYRATGDDTRSLCTTVCKWTYLGHAHMQHINDKVSRDMEACGWDDEFWEEIGLGDLVEGHHAKIGRSVAFPGHPLGSGLTPTAAQELGLMPGIPVGTSLIDAHAGGVGVIESVPPSEAEEHDKEAICNRMVLVCGTSTCHMAVSRSKLFIPGIWGPFWSAMVPEYWLTEGGQSATGALLDHIIESHAASIGLANRAASQNISVFELLNKLLETLMIEQNQSFLGALTEDLHVLPDFHGNRSPIADPKAKGVIYGLTLDTSDKQLALLYLATVQGIAYGTRHIVEHCNAHGHQINTLLACGGLSKNHIYIQEHADIIGCPIILPRESESVLLGAAILGAVATKKYNSLREAMKSLNAAGQVIHPSSDPKVKKYHEAKYKIFRGLYEQQLSNRSIMAQALA encoded by the exons ATGTCCTCTCCCGCCGACCCTTTTAGTTCTCGCACTGTCTTCCTCGGCGTCGACGTCGGCACCGGAAGCGCTCGCGCTG GCTTGTTTGACGAGGAAGGAAAGCTTCTTGGTTCGTCTAGCAGCCCAATACAAATATGGAAAGATGGTGCCTTTGTTGAG CAATCCTCTACAGATATATGGCTTGCAGTTTGTGCCGCTGTAAAAGCAGCTTGCTCTAAAGCAGAAGTTGCACCTATAGAAGTGAAGAGTCTGGGATTTGCAGCTACTTGTTCACTTG TTGCGGTGGATTCTGACAACTCACCTGTTTCGGTTTCTCGGAGTGGTGATTCAAGAAGAAATGTGATAGTATGGATGGATCATAGAGCTGTAGATCAAGCCGAAAGGATCAATAAAAGTAACTCACCTGTATTGGAATACTGTGGTGGAGCTGTTTCACCTGAAATGCAACCACCAAAG CTTCTATGGGTTAAAGAAAATTTGCAAGAATCTTGGTCAATGGTTCTCAGGTGGATGGACTTGAGTGACTGGTTGTCATACAG GGCTACCGGAGATGATACTCGCAGTCTTTGCACCACAGTTTGTAAATGGACATATCTTGGTCATGCTCACATGCAGCACATCAATGATAAAGTTTCTCGAGATATGGAAGCTTGTGGGTGGGATGATGAGTTTTGGGAGGAAATTGGTTTGGGTGATCTTGTTGAAGGACATCATGCTAAGATAG GGCGAAGTGTTGCTTTCCCTGGCCATCCTTTGGGTTCTGGCCTTACCCCTACTGCAGCCCAG GAACTAGGTCTTATGCCAGGAATTCCTGTTGGGACATCACTGATTGATGCTCATGCTGGTGGTGTAGGGGTAATTGAAAGTGTGCCCCCATCAGAAGCTGAAG AGCATGACAAGGAAGCAATTTGCAACCGTATGGTGTTAGTTTGTGGTACTTCTACATGCCATATGGCTGTATCCCGGAGCAAATTGTTCATTCCTGGGATTTGGGGGCCGTTTTGGTCAG CAATGGTACCAGAATATTGGCTGACTGAAGGTGGGCAGAGTGCTACTGGTGCGTTACTGGATCATATAATTGAAAGCCATGCTGCTTCTATAGGCCTTGCAAATCGAGCTGCTTCACAAA ACATCTCAGTGTTTGAGCTTCTCAACAAGCTCTTGGAAACACTAATGATTGAGCAAAATCAATCCTTTTTAGGCGCCCTGACTGAAGATTTACATGTTCTTCCTGACTTTCATGGGAACAG GTCTCCCATTGCAGATCCAAAGGCAAAAGGAGTTATCTATGGTTTGACACTTGACACAAGTGACAAACAGTTGGCTCTTCTATACCTGGCAACTGTGCAGGGCATTGCATATGGCACACGTCACATTGTAGAGCATTGTAATGCCCATGGTCACCAA ATCAACACACTACTTGCATGTGGCGGCCTATCAAAGAACCATATCTACATTCAGGAACATGCTGATATTATTG GCTGCCCTATAATTCTTCCTCGGGAAAGTGAATCTGTGCTCTTGGGTGCTGCTATTCTGGGTGCTGTTGCTACAAAGAAATATAATAGCCTTAGGGAAGCCATGAAATCCCTGAATGCAGCTGGTCAG GTTATTCATCCATCTAGTGATCCAAAAGTGAAAAAGTACCATGAGGCCAAATACAAGATATTCCGTGGCCTTTATGAACAGCAACTTTCTAATCGTTCCATCATGGCTCAAGCCTTGGCATAA
- the LOC123907338 gene encoding FGGY carbohydrate kinase domain-containing protein isoform X2 — MDHRAVDQAERINKSNSPVLEYCGGAVSPEMQPPKLLWVKENLQESWSMVLRWMDLSDWLSYRATGDDTRSLCTTVCKWTYLGHAHMQHINDKVSRDMEACGWDDEFWEEIGLGDLVEGHHAKIGRSVAFPGHPLGSGLTPTAAQELGLMPGIPVGTSLIDAHAGGVGVIESVPPSEAEEHDKEAICNRMVLVCGTSTCHMAVSRSKLFIPGIWGPFWSAMVPEYWLTEGGQSATGALLDHIIESHAASIGLANRAASQNISVFELLNKLLETLMIEQNQSFLGALTEDLHVLPDFHGNRSPIADPKAKGVIYGLTLDTSDKQLALLYLATVQGIAYGTRHIVEHCNAHGHQINTLLACGGLSKNHIYIQEHADIIGCPIILPRESESVLLGAAILGAVATKKYNSLREAMKSLNAAGQVIHPSSDPKVKKYHEAKYKIFRGLYEQQLSNRSIMAQALA, encoded by the exons ATGGATCATAGAGCTGTAGATCAAGCCGAAAGGATCAATAAAAGTAACTCACCTGTATTGGAATACTGTGGTGGAGCTGTTTCACCTGAAATGCAACCACCAAAG CTTCTATGGGTTAAAGAAAATTTGCAAGAATCTTGGTCAATGGTTCTCAGGTGGATGGACTTGAGTGACTGGTTGTCATACAG GGCTACCGGAGATGATACTCGCAGTCTTTGCACCACAGTTTGTAAATGGACATATCTTGGTCATGCTCACATGCAGCACATCAATGATAAAGTTTCTCGAGATATGGAAGCTTGTGGGTGGGATGATGAGTTTTGGGAGGAAATTGGTTTGGGTGATCTTGTTGAAGGACATCATGCTAAGATAG GGCGAAGTGTTGCTTTCCCTGGCCATCCTTTGGGTTCTGGCCTTACCCCTACTGCAGCCCAG GAACTAGGTCTTATGCCAGGAATTCCTGTTGGGACATCACTGATTGATGCTCATGCTGGTGGTGTAGGGGTAATTGAAAGTGTGCCCCCATCAGAAGCTGAAG AGCATGACAAGGAAGCAATTTGCAACCGTATGGTGTTAGTTTGTGGTACTTCTACATGCCATATGGCTGTATCCCGGAGCAAATTGTTCATTCCTGGGATTTGGGGGCCGTTTTGGTCAG CAATGGTACCAGAATATTGGCTGACTGAAGGTGGGCAGAGTGCTACTGGTGCGTTACTGGATCATATAATTGAAAGCCATGCTGCTTCTATAGGCCTTGCAAATCGAGCTGCTTCACAAA ACATCTCAGTGTTTGAGCTTCTCAACAAGCTCTTGGAAACACTAATGATTGAGCAAAATCAATCCTTTTTAGGCGCCCTGACTGAAGATTTACATGTTCTTCCTGACTTTCATGGGAACAG GTCTCCCATTGCAGATCCAAAGGCAAAAGGAGTTATCTATGGTTTGACACTTGACACAAGTGACAAACAGTTGGCTCTTCTATACCTGGCAACTGTGCAGGGCATTGCATATGGCACACGTCACATTGTAGAGCATTGTAATGCCCATGGTCACCAA ATCAACACACTACTTGCATGTGGCGGCCTATCAAAGAACCATATCTACATTCAGGAACATGCTGATATTATTG GCTGCCCTATAATTCTTCCTCGGGAAAGTGAATCTGTGCTCTTGGGTGCTGCTATTCTGGGTGCTGTTGCTACAAAGAAATATAATAGCCTTAGGGAAGCCATGAAATCCCTGAATGCAGCTGGTCAG GTTATTCATCCATCTAGTGATCCAAAAGTGAAAAAGTACCATGAGGCCAAATACAAGATATTCCGTGGCCTTTATGAACAGCAACTTTCTAATCGTTCCATCATGGCTCAAGCCTTGGCATAA